TAGTGAAAGGATGACTTCAGCTAGTGAGGATTTTAATGAGGAAGATTGGCAAGTAAACCTTGAAATTAATAATAAGGGAGAGCTTAAAAATACTCTTACCAATATAATTCTTATAATAAGACATGATCCACAACTTAACAGTATTTTTTATAACGAGCTTCGAGAAGGTGTTGATGTAGAAGGAGATGTTCCCTGGAAAAGGTTAAAGTCTGGGTGGAATAAAACTGATGAAGCATCTCTTGCTGGATATATTGATTTAAACTATAACCTTTATGCACCAGGAAAGCTTAAGGAGGCTGTATTAAAAGTAGCCGTTGAAAGGTCTAGACATCCAGTAAAGGAGTATCTATTAAATCTTCCAAAATGGGATGGTGTTAAAAGAGTAGATACCCTATTAGTTAAATATCTAGGAGCAGAAGATAATATCTACACCAGAGAAGCAACGAGAAAGACACTAGTTGCAGCAGTAGCAAGAACCATGAATCCAGGAATTAAATTTGATACAGTTCTAGTTTTAAATGGGCCACAGGGAATAGGAAAGAGTACTTTGTTTTCAAAGCTAGGAGGAAAGTTTTTTAGTGATTCTCTTTCCATCTCAGATATGAGAGATAAAACTGCAGCGGAAAAACTTCAAGGTTACTGGATACTTGAAATTGGAGAACTAGCTGGAATTAGAAAAATTGATGAAGAGACATTAAAGTCTTTTTTATCAAGGCAAGATGATAAGTTTAGAGCAAGTTATGGATACTCAGTAGAAGACCATCCAAGACAGTGTATTATTGTAGGCACCACAAATCAAGAAGCAGGATTTTTAAGGGATATTACTGGTGGGCGTAGGTTTTGGCCAGTTAAGACTCCAGGAGATACTAAATTAAAACCTTGGGATATAGATGATGTAGACCAGATTTGGGCAGAAGTAATGGAATATTACCATAAAGGTGAATCTTTAGTATTAAGTAATGAAGCTGAAAAAATAGCAAATGCAGCCCAAGTGGATGCTTTAGAAAGTGATGATAGAGAAGGAGTAGTTAGAGAATATTTAGATATGCTCCTTCCAACGAACTGGGATGATATGGACTTATATGCAAGAAGAAGCTTTATTCGTGGTGATGAGTTTAGCGATAATGTTATAGGAACTGTAAGAAGAGAGCAAGTCTGCACCATGGAAATTTGGTGTGAGCTATTTGGTAAAGAAGCTACTGCCATGAGAAAGATAGACTCTTATGAGATAAATGCAATAATGAGAAAGATTGATGGATGGGAAAAGTACACTGGAAATAAATTAGGAAATGCCAAAGTTCCTCTCTATGGAATACAAAGAATTTATGTTAGATGCGATAAACAAGATTAAACAAGATTTAGGCTTGTTACCATTCTTGTTTACCACCCCTACCCTAGTTATATTAAGGCTTTAATTTATATTATTAACAAGATAAACAAGATTATATATATAGATAAATAAAATAAAGAATATATAGGTATATGTATATGCCTAATCTCTATAATTAAGAGTAGTCTATAGGAAATTCTTGTTACTTGTTTATTGAAAACCTTTTAAAAGTTACTAAAAGCCTTATAAATACTGGAGTGTAGAGATTAACAAGATTGTTAACAAGATTTATACTTGTTTAAGAAATGGGGAGTGTTTGAGATTTTAGAGAGTAAAATAGAGGCTAGATTAAAACGGGAGGTAGAAGATTTAGGTGGCCTTGCACTTAAGTTCACCTCTCCAGGAATGGCAGGTGTGCCTGATAGATTAGTTTTACTACCAAAAGGAAAAATCTACTTTGTAGAACTAAAAGCACCTGGGAAAAATTTAAGGCCTCTCCAATTAAAAAGAAAAGAGCAACTGGAAAGCTTAAGCTTTAAAGTTTATGTAATAGATTCATATGAAAAAATAGATGTATTTTTACAGGAGGTGGTTGATTGAAATATAAGCCTTATGATTATCAAGAATACGCTACTCAGTGGATTTTAGATAAAGAAAAAGCAGGATTACTGCTGGATATGGGAATGGGCAAGAGTGTTATTACACTAACAGCTATAGATGAATTGATGTTTGATTACTTTGAAGTATCAAAAGTATTAGTTATAGCACCTCTTCGTGTAGCGGAAAGCACATGGGATGAAGAAGCAGCTAAATGGGATCATTTAAAACATCTAAAAATATCTAAGGTTTTAGGAACGGAAAAAGAAAGAATTAATGCCTTATATACTAAAGCTGATATTTACATCATCAACCGAGAAAATGTGAAGTGGTTAGTAGATAAATGTGGTAAGGATTGGCCCTTTGACATGTTGGTAATAGATGAACTATCCAGCTTTAAATCCCATAGAGCACAAAGGTTTAAAGCCTTAAAAAAGGTAAGGCCCTTTATGAAACGAGTAGTGGGCCTTACTGGAACTCCAGCACCAAATGGACTTATAGATCTATGGTCTCAAATTTATCTACTAGATGGTGGAGAAAGGCTAGGAAAAACCATAACTGGATACAGGGAGAGATACTTCTTACCAGATAAGAGAAATCAGCATATAGTATTCACCTATAAGTTAAAGGAAGGTGCCGAGGAAGCCATCTATGAAAAACTATCAGATATTTGTGTCAGTATGAAAGCAGAGGATTATTTAAAACTACCAGAAAGAATTAATAATATCATACCAATTTATCTGCCAAAGAAGGCAAAGGATAAATATGACCAACTGGAAAGGGACTTATTACTGCCACTTAAAGATTCAGATATTGTAGCAAATACAGCAGGTGTTCTAGCTAATAAGCTACTCCAAATGTCCAACGGAGCTGTCTATGATGAAAACGGAGATGTAAAAGAAATACACAATGCAAAGCTTAAAGCATTAGAAGACAGCATAGAAGCTGCAAATGGAAAGCCAGTATTAATCTTTTATTCCTATAAGCATGATTTAGATAGAATTAAAAAGCACCTAAAAAGAGATGATTTAACAGTTCTTGATACAGCTGAAGATATAAAGAATTGGAATGAAGGTAAAATACCAATTATGCTGGCCCACCCAGCTAGTGCTGGACATGGATTAAACCTTCAAGCTGGTGGAAATATCATCATTTGGTTTGGGCTTACTTGGAGCCTTGAATTATATAGTCAAGCAAACGCAAGACTTTATAGACAAGGCCAAAAGCAAAATGTAATCATCCATCACTTAGTATCCAAAGGTACTATGGATGAAGATGTTATGAAAGCACTTGAAGGTAAAGAAGTAGGACAAGAAGCATTGCTAAATGCAGTGAAGGCGAGGGTTAGAAAGATGGGAGGTAATGAGAATGAACGCTAAAGAATATCTATCTCAAGCTATGTGGCTTGATAAAAGTATAAATAATAAGCTGGATCAAATGGAAAGACTGAAAGCTATAGCGGAGAAGGTTACTGTAGACTTTACTCAGGAGAAGGTATCTGGGGGTAAATCTACAACAAGTCCTATGGAAGATGCTACTGTTAAACTTATAGATTTAAGCTATGAAATAAATGATGACATTGATAGATTAATCGATTTGAAAAGAGAAATATTAGAAACCATTAGCCAAGTGGAAGACGTTAGTTACCAACTGCTATTAGAGATGAGATATATAAATAATAAGAGCTGGGATGATGTAGCTAGATGTATGGGATATGATAAAAGGTGGATAATGAGACTTCATGGTAGAGCTTTAAAAGAAATTGATGAAATTTTAAAAGAAGCCACTAAAAGCCATTGAAAGCCACTTAATGAATGTAGTAATATATAAGATGTAAAGGTATAGAAAAATCAAGAACACCATATGCTGTTTGTATAGGCCGAGGTTATATCAGTTTGATTCCAAGGAAACGCAGCATTCTTGAATACAAGCCCCAAAGAGGGCTTTTTTCTATGCCTGGAATTTAAAAAAGCTAATGACATATAAAACTAAGAGTGATACAATGGTAATATAGATACTAAAGATGTTTTTTAAAACAAATGGGGGATAAAAATGAGTTGTATGAATTATGAGGATTTATCTAATTATATAATTGCTTATTGTAATTCGCATAACTTAGAAATTTCAAATAAAAAACTTCAAAAATTAATGTATTATTGTCAGGCCTGGAGTTTGGCTTTAAATGATGAAAAGCTAATAAGCAATGGTTTTGAGGCTTGGAGACATGGTGCAGTTTTAAGACCTTTATATTTTAAATATTCTAAATGTGGGTATAATAATATACACATGGATGCAAACTTAGTAAACAATATTTTAGAGAGTGCAATGAGTAATATTTCTGATTATAAATTGAATATAATTAATAAAGTTCTAGAAACATATAGTTCATATACTGCAAATGAGCTAGAAGCGATGAACCATCAAGAAATTCCTTGGATTGAAGCTAGAGGGGACCTAAATGATAGTGAGATTTGTGATGAAGTAATAGATACTGATTTAATGAAGCGATATTATAAGTCCAAAGCCTTAGAGAGGGGGATGAAAGAAGTGAAAAATAACATATTCAAATTTTCACCCGCTAGATTAAAGAAAGCTCAGGACAACTTAAGAAAAAAGGAAGTTTTTAAGGTGAATGAAGATAATTATGTAGAATATGAGAAATTCATCTTAAATTCCTATGAGGCTACATTAGATACAACGGAGAGAGCAGAATATGGTAGAACTATATAAAGATGTACAGGATTTAAAGGATACCAGGGAATTTGCATTTGGTGAGATTTGGAAGTTAAGGGACGAGCTAATTAGATTACTTCCAAGTGATAGGGTGGTAGATAAAAGAAAAATACACTACTCTAGGACTGTATTAGTTGTACAAAATTGTTTAGAGAATAATGATGAAGAATCTTTGCTAATAAGAGTTGCACCAATTACAACAACTATAAGATTTCTACAAAAGTTTGATGTTCTTTTATACCCGAATGAAGGAGATATAAAAAGAGATGATGTATTAAGAAAATGTATGGCCCAAATACAGTTAACTCAACCTATTTTAAAAAAAGATATGTATGAAAAAGTGGGAGAAATATCAAATGAGAAGAAAGAAGAAGTAGCTGCTATTAAGTTAGAACTTCTTGGGATTAATTTAGATGATCTTTTACAAGAATAGATTTTTAAGATTAATGTAAAATACAAAGATACTTTAGGATGAATGCCTAAAGTGTTATAAATGTCAAATATGGGGAGTCACGAGTGGGCTACCTGGTATAATTATACTGAGGAACAAAAACTTATAAAGTTTTTAGCGAGAAGGTGCCTGTACCTACTCGTATTTTTGTTCAAATACTATTTAGCTTAACATTTGGTTAGGCACTTAATATTTCTTAGGGTGGCTTGGGTCGCCCATTTTTATTTAAAACGATCTGATCTAAAGTTTTATAGAATGACAAGCTCTAGAGCATTTAGCTTTAGGGCTTTTTCTATGCCCAATTTTAGGAGATGAAACAAATGAATAAATGTAAGAAATGCGTCTGGGGAACATGGCTCTCACCTAATATGGTGTATTGCATGTTCCCTAGTTGCTTTAAAGAGGTGAAAGAGGATGCCAAGGAAACCAAAGAAGCCCTGCAAGTACCCAGGCTGTCCAGAGCTAACAGAAGGGAACTATTGCAAGATGCATCAAAAGGAAATTAATAGAGAATACAACTGTAGTAATAGACCATATAAGAAACTATACAACAGCAGTCGCTGGCAAGATTTAAGAAGGTATGTATTAAACAAACAACCTCTCTGTGTAGAGTGTTTAAAGAATAATAGGATTACCCCAGCAACAGTGGTAGACCATATAGAACCTCATAAAGGTAACGAAGACTTATTCTATGACATTAATAATCTACAATCTTTGTGTAAGTCCTGCCACGATAGGAAGACTGCCAAGGAAGATGGTAGATGGAAAAGAAAGGTTTACACTTATTGACCCCTAG
This window of the Clostridium cochlearium genome carries:
- a CDS encoding virulence-associated E family protein, which codes for MQEPYKLKEPKLKHDGVLTIATGRSRKEMNWKNREMLWSELVDKLSSTIRTYETYEEYKKLSKSKKDEIKDVGGFVGGTLKEGRRKADNVVWRQIVTLDADFVKGDLWAGVETMFGYGCVMYSTHSHSPKAPRLRLVIPLKRAVTSDEYGAVSRRIAADLGIDFFDDTTYEPHRLMYWPSTSSDGEFIFKVLDEEWVDPDEILARYKDWRDSSYWPESSRTKENRKRLAERQGDPKEKPGVVGAFCRTYSIIDVIEKFLSDIYSPCETSNRYTYIPGSSAGGLVIYENGDFAYSHHGTDPISGKLCNAFDLVRLHKFGELDEEAKEGTPVNKLPSYLSMQKLAREDLEVKKTIASERMTSASEDFNEEDWQVNLEINNKGELKNTLTNIILIIRHDPQLNSIFYNELREGVDVEGDVPWKRLKSGWNKTDEASLAGYIDLNYNLYAPGKLKEAVLKVAVERSRHPVKEYLLNLPKWDGVKRVDTLLVKYLGAEDNIYTREATRKTLVAAVARTMNPGIKFDTVLVLNGPQGIGKSTLFSKLGGKFFSDSLSISDMRDKTAAEKLQGYWILEIGELAGIRKIDEETLKSFLSRQDDKFRASYGYSVEDHPRQCIIVGTTNQEAGFLRDITGGRRFWPVKTPGDTKLKPWDIDDVDQIWAEVMEYYHKGESLVLSNEAEKIANAAQVDALESDDREGVVREYLDMLLPTNWDDMDLYARRSFIRGDEFSDNVIGTVRREQVCTMEIWCELFGKEATAMRKIDSYEINAIMRKIDGWEKYTGNKLGNAKVPLYGIQRIYVRCDKQD
- a CDS encoding VRR-NUC domain-containing protein, whose product is MLESKIEARLKREVEDLGGLALKFTSPGMAGVPDRLVLLPKGKIYFVELKAPGKNLRPLQLKRKEQLESLSFKVYVIDSYEKIDVFLQEVVD
- a CDS encoding SNF2-related protein, which gives rise to MKYKPYDYQEYATQWILDKEKAGLLLDMGMGKSVITLTAIDELMFDYFEVSKVLVIAPLRVAESTWDEEAAKWDHLKHLKISKVLGTEKERINALYTKADIYIINRENVKWLVDKCGKDWPFDMLVIDELSSFKSHRAQRFKALKKVRPFMKRVVGLTGTPAPNGLIDLWSQIYLLDGGERLGKTITGYRERYFLPDKRNQHIVFTYKLKEGAEEAIYEKLSDICVSMKAEDYLKLPERINNIIPIYLPKKAKDKYDQLERDLLLPLKDSDIVANTAGVLANKLLQMSNGAVYDENGDVKEIHNAKLKALEDSIEAANGKPVLIFYSYKHDLDRIKKHLKRDDLTVLDTAEDIKNWNEGKIPIMLAHPASAGHGLNLQAGGNIIIWFGLTWSLELYSQANARLYRQGQKQNVIIHHLVSKGTMDEDVMKALEGKEVGQEALLNAVKARVRKMGGNENER
- a CDS encoding DUF1492 domain-containing protein, which codes for MNAKEYLSQAMWLDKSINNKLDQMERLKAIAEKVTVDFTQEKVSGGKSTTSPMEDATVKLIDLSYEINDDIDRLIDLKREILETISQVEDVSYQLLLEMRYINNKSWDDVARCMGYDKRWIMRLHGRALKEIDEILKEATKSH
- a CDS encoding Panacea domain-containing protein gives rise to the protein MSCMNYEDLSNYIIAYCNSHNLEISNKKLQKLMYYCQAWSLALNDEKLISNGFEAWRHGAVLRPLYFKYSKCGYNNIHMDANLVNNILESAMSNISDYKLNIINKVLETYSSYTANELEAMNHQEIPWIEARGDLNDSEICDEVIDTDLMKRYYKSKALERGMKEVKNNIFKFSPARLKKAQDNLRKKEVFKVNEDNYVEYEKFILNSYEATLDTTERAEYGRTI
- a CDS encoding type II toxin-antitoxin system PemK/MazF family toxin, whose translation is MVELYKDVQDLKDTREFAFGEIWKLRDELIRLLPSDRVVDKRKIHYSRTVLVVQNCLENNDEESLLIRVAPITTTIRFLQKFDVLLYPNEGDIKRDDVLRKCMAQIQLTQPILKKDMYEKVGEISNEKKEEVAAIKLELLGINLDDLLQE
- a CDS encoding HNH endonuclease, encoding MPRKPKKPCKYPGCPELTEGNYCKMHQKEINREYNCSNRPYKKLYNSSRWQDLRRYVLNKQPLCVECLKNNRITPATVVDHIEPHKGNEDLFYDINNLQSLCKSCHDRKTAKEDGRWKRKVYTY